From one Candidatus Methanoplasma termitum genomic stretch:
- a CDS encoding HDIG domain-containing metalloprotein: protein MSKNIPDGPSCVNILKKAGCRDRVIIHCCTVCAVAEEMLGKIDADKELVIAGSLLHDIGRSKDHSITHAMTGGDMLSSLGLPEDLVKIVKKHTGAGLDSIDVAEMNLPPGDYIPRTIEEKLVAHADNLVSDNRVISHKQSVDRLRERGALRGADRMEALHWELSKLYGMDLDIIRDIIGEYPKLKWI, encoded by the coding sequence TTGTCGAAAAACATTCCTGACGGACCGAGCTGCGTCAACATCCTCAAAAAAGCAGGATGCAGAGACAGAGTGATTATCCACTGCTGTACGGTCTGCGCCGTAGCGGAAGAGATGCTCGGTAAGATCGATGCCGACAAAGAACTGGTGATTGCCGGTTCTCTCCTGCATGACATAGGGCGTTCCAAAGACCACAGCATTACGCATGCGATGACCGGCGGGGATATGTTAAGCAGCCTGGGGCTCCCAGAGGATCTGGTCAAGATCGTAAAAAAGCACACAGGCGCCGGGCTGGATTCCATTGACGTTGCTGAAATGAACCTCCCTCCCGGCGATTATATTCCGAGGACTATAGAAGAGAAGCTCGTCGCACATGCGGATAACCTCGTCAGCGACAACAGAGTGATATCGCATAAACAATCCGTCGACAGATTAAGGGAGAGGGGTGCGCTCAGAGGCGCCGACAGGATGGAGGCCCTTCATTGGGAACTCTCAAAGCTTTACGGAATGGATCTGGACATCATCCGCGACATTATCGGAGAATACCCGAAGCTCAAGTGGATATAG